GACCGCATGAAGAGGGTCAACGAAGCCTGCAAGGAAGCGCTGGGGGAGATCCTCCAGGAGAAGATAAAGGACCCGCGCATAGGCTTTGTCACCGTCACCATGGTCGAGGTCACGCCTGATCTCCATCAGGCCAAGGTATGGTTGAGCGTGATGGGCACGGAAGAAGAGGTGGAAACGGCCATGCGGGTGCTCGAGAAGGCAAAGGGATTCCTGCGCAAGGAACTCGGAATGCGCGTCCGCATGCGCTATACTCCAGAGCTGAAGATAATCCTGGACCATGGGGCCGAGATAAGCGAGCGGCTCCAGGGTATCCTGCACGAACTGGAAGAGGATGGCACTTGAACGGAATCGCGCATATAGCGTCGCTGTTGCGGGACGCGGAGACAGTAGGGGTCGCCTCTCACGTAAATCCAGATGGAGACAGCGTGGGATCACTCCTAGCCCTGTCCATGGTCCTGGAGCGGACCGGAAAGAGAGTGCGTGCCTGCGTCCCTGAACCGGCGAAGTATCCTCCCCAGTACGGCTTTCTTCCCGGCAGGGAGTTGCTTATGGACCCCGGCGAGCTCGAGGAGGGACTGGAGCTCTTCGTCGCCCTGGACTGCAGCAACCCCGAGCGTCTCGGACCGCTGCGGGTCAAAGCGGAGTCTGCGCAGACCCTCATAAACATCGATCACCACGAGGACAATAAGCTCTACGGCACGGTGAACCTGGTTGACGCCGCGGCGTCCTCCACCTCTGAACTGGTGTTCGCGGTCATCAGGGAAGCCGGCTGGCCCCTCGACCCTGAAGTCGCTACTTGCCTCTATACGGGCGTGGTCACCGATACCGGCCGTTTTCAGCACCGCAACACGTCCCCTCGTACCTTCAGCCTGGCGGGAGAGCTTGCCGCCGCGGGCGGCGACATCTTCCGGGTGGTCAAAGAGGTATACGACAACCAGTCCCTCGCATATACCCGTCTCCTTGGCCGCGCCCTGCAACGCCTGGAGGTCGTGGGCGATCTCGGCCTTGGTTACAGCTTCATAACCCAGCAGGACCTGGACGAGACCGGCGCTTCCCTTCCCGAGACCGAGGACCTCATCGACCACTTGCGTACCGTCAGGGGCATCCAGGTGGTGGCGCTCCTCAAGGAGCTGGAAGACGGCAAGGTGAGGGTGAGCCTGCGCTCGCGCGACGGCATCGAGGTAGGACCCATCGCCCGTGCCATGGGCGGGGGCGGCCATGCCATGGCCGCGGGCTATACCTCGGATGCCGATATCGTGAACAGCATCGAGGTCCTCATCGGAGAGCTGCGGGAACGGCGTGGAAGCTAGGCGGACGGACGGACTGCTGCTGCTGGACAAGCCCACGGGCCCCACATCCCATGACATGGTCACTGCGGTGAGAAAGGGCGTTGGCGCGGCCAGGGCGGGCCACTGCGGCACCCTGGACCCCCTTGCATCCGGACTGCTGGTCATCCTCCTGGGGACAGCCACCCGGCTGGCTCCGTTTGTCCGGGGAGATCCCAAGATATACGAGGGCAGCATCGTGCTGGGCCTCACCACGGACAGCATGGACATAGAGGGACAGGTCACAAGCGAGAGCGACTATACGGGCGGGGAGGCTGAGGTGCGCGACGCACTGGCGTCCCTCGAGGGTGAGCTGGAACAACTGCCTCCCATGTATTCTGCGGTGAAGTACCGCGGCAAGCCCCTCCACCGCTATGCGAGGAAAGGCGAGGAAGTACCGCGCCGGGCCAGAAGGGTCAGCGTCTACAGCGTGGAGATGCTGGCCTTCCACAGGACGGGCGAACGGATGGAGGTGGACTTCCGTGTGGCATGCTCCCCCGGCACCTACGTGCGCGAACTGGCGGCGAGGTTGGGCGAGGCACTCGGCTGTGGCGGGGCCCTGTCGCGCCTGCGCCGCACGGCGTCCGGCCCTTTCCTCCTCGAACATGCGCACTCCCTGGACGAACTGGAAAAGCGGGGTACCGCAGGAGACGTGATCCTCCCCGCGTCGTCCGCGCTGAGGGGACACATGAGCATCGAGGTTGAGGAGGCTGTGGTGGAGGCGGTCTGCAACGGGTCACAGCTGGAGGGCTCCATGCTACGGCGCGTAGACGAAGGGATAGTGGACGGCGACATCGTCGCCGTCCACGGCGGGGGCAAGCTGCTGGGAGTGCACCGCGTGATCACGGCCTCGCCTTTCTCGTCGCGTGCGGTTCGTATGCTGCCGGGAGGTAACCGGTAGCCGGGCTCTCATGAGCGCGATTGAAAAGGCCGGGCGGTGCCTTATACTCTTTAGGTGAGCATTGGGGCGCGTTTTTCGTTAGCGAAGCGCGTGACAGGAGAAGAACGGCGGCGAGTTATGGAAATCATTCCAGGCATAGGGGCGATCCCCGAGGATATCGGAGAGACGGTGGTGACCGTCGGTATGTTCGACGGGGTCCACCGCGGCCATCAGAAGATCATCCACATCGCCCACGAGAAGGCGAGGGAGAGAGGCCTGCGCTGTGTGGTCTTCACCTTCGACCGCCATCCCCTCGAGGT
This portion of the Actinomycetota bacterium genome encodes:
- the truB gene encoding tRNA pseudouridine(55) synthase TruB, which encodes MEARRTDGLLLLDKPTGPTSHDMVTAVRKGVGAARAGHCGTLDPLASGLLVILLGTATRLAPFVRGDPKIYEGSIVLGLTTDSMDIEGQVTSESDYTGGEAEVRDALASLEGELEQLPPMYSAVKYRGKPLHRYARKGEEVPRRARRVSVYSVEMLAFHRTGERMEVDFRVACSPGTYVRELAARLGEALGCGGALSRLRRTASGPFLLEHAHSLDELEKRGTAGDVILPASSALRGHMSIEVEEAVVEAVCNGSQLEGSMLRRVDEGIVDGDIVAVHGGGKLLGVHRVITASPFSSRAVRMLPGGNR
- a CDS encoding bifunctional oligoribonuclease/PAP phosphatase NrnA, which encodes MNGIAHIASLLRDAETVGVASHVNPDGDSVGSLLALSMVLERTGKRVRACVPEPAKYPPQYGFLPGRELLMDPGELEEGLELFVALDCSNPERLGPLRVKAESAQTLINIDHHEDNKLYGTVNLVDAAASSTSELVFAVIREAGWPLDPEVATCLYTGVVTDTGRFQHRNTSPRTFSLAGELAAAGGDIFRVVKEVYDNQSLAYTRLLGRALQRLEVVGDLGLGYSFITQQDLDETGASLPETEDLIDHLRTVRGIQVVALLKELEDGKVRVSLRSRDGIEVGPIARAMGGGGHAMAAGYTSDADIVNSIEVLIGELRERRGS
- the rbfA gene encoding 30S ribosome-binding factor RbfA; the protein is MIPDRMKRVNEACKEALGEILQEKIKDPRIGFVTVTMVEVTPDLHQAKVWLSVMGTEEEVETAMRVLEKAKGFLRKELGMRVRMRYTPELKIILDHGAEISERLQGILHELEEDGT